TAAtattattaactattctaaatcttccaacaaTATGTGTCTATACTAGATCCTTATTACCTGCAAtagttaaacactgagagggataagcggtgaCACTTAGTGTGATcaaaaatagatacaatataacattatgccatatatatatatatatatatatatatatatatatatatatatatatatatatatatatatatatatatatatatatatatatataccaatatgacagaagcaagaGGAACAAAGAACAGCAAAGACATATatgaatcatgtgacaagcttTCCATTTCAACAAATGATCTGCttcaaagatttacaatcaatgagatACAACGATTTCAACTTAATATACATCAATAAGTCTTTAGCCCAAGTGGCACAGAAAATAAACGATTTCTAAATTAACATTTTGCTAGAGTTTACAGGCTTTCAGCCCTATCCAACATTCTGTTAGTGCCAAAGTGAGGCTTACTCATTGACTTCATGGTcaaaggctacataccaatacccaAGTGATGCTTAGTCATTCACTTCGTGGTCAAAGGTATAGCTCATTATCATAATAATATGGGAAAACACAcagcatatataacacataacatacaattgttcctataatTTGAACTCATTGTGAAATAACCGAAGGtaaaaatagtaatttgggcagcacttcgttcCTATAAATAACTTTCTTCAatgaaaaccgggagttttattgaaaaCTGGGTTTTGCGAGAGTtgagcttcaaaccgaaaagataaatttctcggggTCTTTGGGCACTTCGGGACGTTCTCCGGGTGTTAGGTAGGATCCCGAGGCCTTGGGGGTTTAAAAGGGGCTTAAAATAAAGTTTAGTGTGAAAAAGTATGGAAAATACCAACCAAAACCAGGTGTGTTCACACCTCCCTTATATAGGTGCGAGGCTTGGATCCGGAGGGAGGAAGGAAGGGCGCGCGTCGGACAGCTGGCGAGGGGGGAGGCACGTGTCGGCTTCGAATTGGTCCAACGCTTTGGATGACTCACCTGCTTCGGAAACGGGGTGGGTCGCAAGGGAAGGGAGATGTGGCTTGCTTTGGTCGTTCCACGGACTAGACACGCATCTCGCATGTGCAGGTGCTACGTGGCCGAACCCGGACCATGCACATGCgaattttctcggtttttgtgccccgaacttcaaattttcataactttcgcatacaagcttcgttatcgacgttctttatatgcacgcgtagttgagattatactctacaactttcgtttaaactccgtcagctaattttgaatttatttttaatattattatttttaatagacctGGACAGGAAaattcattaaaaattcataacttcttcatccgacgtccgtttccgtctgtctttttaccgttgtactactattgacgagaccttcaattatcgtttaggttgcatcggctaaaaatcattcgatctttatttcaagtttttagttgtatactgttatactgaaacttagaaaaatcataacttactcatacgaagtcagattttgacgttctttttatgaaaattctcagtTTAACAAAAACTACGACTTTAATTTAGATCACTAatgctaaaaagtaatttatcgaTAACTCACTTTTACGCTAAATAGTGTTTTGccagttttgtcgcggatcttcgattggtcatagcttctttgttataactcatatttcgatgaggttttcgcctaaatgtttctaacgagataatctacaactttcaataacattatttttatttatttccaactttatattttcgttaatttcaatatttgacttttgtgtgtaatctcataagacttccaatacttacCAAATGAttttaaacatagttttacttcaattcttcataaaactatcttgttagaattcaatactcaaaatcatatattatttaataatattcatcTTTAAGCAAAACATGATAACTGAACatatatgttacaaatacctcctcattTTAAGGAATTCATCCCCGAAATTACAACgatttaaataaatggggatatttcactcttatctcattcttattttcccaagtgtaatttGGGCCTctatggtgtttccacttgacaagcaccaactccacttctttattacgcAATTCAGTCATTCTTTCGTTTATgatctcttcaggctcttctacaTATCTCAACTTATTATCTAGTTTCACCTCGGATAACAGAACCGCTTCATCGTATATGCTTAAAATTTTAcgcagataactcacatgaaacacatcatgtaTACTTGCCAAATCTTTCATAAATTCCAAACGGTATGCTTACTtaccaattctctggatgattttaAAAGGACCAACGAATCTAGGACTTAATTTTCTACCTTCAGCTTTACgaaatcacccacctggaattttATAGGTCATCTCCTCCTTTTTGCATAGGATTTTTGTCGATCTTCGGCTGCTTTCATTTTTTCTCGTAGAATTTCAATCTTGTTAGTGGTATCTTGAATCaattcagggcctccaaggattttCTGTCCTACTCcacgccaacataatggagtacggCATCTATGTCCATATagtgcttcatatggtggcattttgattgaagcgtggtaactgttattatatgaaaattcgacaTGAGGTAAGTATTTGTACCAGTTACCACCAAattccaagacacatgcacgaagcatatatTCTATTGTTTGGATCATTCTCTATGTCTGACCATCTGTCAGGGGATGATAAGTTGTAttgagagcaactcgagatcccaaTTCACGTTGCATCCTCGCCCAAAAATAAGAAGTGAAGCGAGGATAACGATCGGAAgtaatctttagtggcacaccatgtatCGCGACAATTTCATCCAAGTAAACTTGTGTGTATTTCTCTATTGGGGTCGTTTCATGCATGGCAAGAAAATGTGCGCTTTTAGTCAATCGGCCAACAACTACCCAAATATTATAATTCTATCTAGTAGTCTTTgataatttggtaataaaatccatggatagctcttcccacttccacacggGAGCACTAAGGCTTTTTGGAATTATGTAAGGCTTTTAGTGTtctgctttgacttgtaagcatactaaacATTCCTGTACGTATCTTCCAATGTCTttctttaatccaggccaccaataatcaggttttacatcatagtacattttacttgtaccaggattTATTGATAGTTTAGACTTATGAGCTTCATCTAAAATCCTCTGtcttaatccaccaatctttggaatccatagccGATTCTTGAATACCTTCAATCTTTGAGGATCATCAAGTAAAACATTAGtataatgtatcatcccttctttcttcatattttctggATTTAAGGCTTTTATTTGCCATTTCTCTAGTTCATCAAGAATAGTGAACTTTACTGTAGTGTGAGTAATAGCATAACACACACTATTATGATAAACCTTTCTGCTAAGTGCATCGGAAACTACATTGGCCTTTCCAGGATGATACAGGatttcacagtcatagtctttgatcagctccatggctcattgttgtctcatattcaaagttttctgactgaatatatacttaagacttttgtggtcggtaaacaattggcattttgtaccaaaaagataagtctccaaagttttagggcaaataccacaGCAGCGAGTTCGAGgtcatgagtgggataattcttttcataatctttcagttgtattgaggcataggctatcactttaccacgttgcatcaacacacaactaAGTCCCAACCTTGAAGCATCGTTATATATGGAGAAATCATTATCACCTTATGGGAGTGATACgattggagcatgagtcaaaagatatTTTAAAGTTGATaaagctttttcttgggcttcactCCATTCGAACTTCACTTCCTTCCGTGTAAGACCCGTGAGAGGTACAACTATACGTGAGAAATCTTTAATGAAACTCCGGTAATATCCCGCAAGACCCAAGAAACTACGAATTTCAGAAGCATTACGAGGCGCTTCCCAATTCtgaatggctttaattttggtaGGATCTACAGATATACCTTCACAAGAAATCACATAGCCGAGAAATTGAAtttggcgaagccaaaattcacatttcgagaatttagcatataattTCTCTTTTCGAAGAAGTTCTAATACTTCGCGAATATGGATGGCATGATCAGCTttagacttggaatagattataatatcatcaatgaatacgatgacagatttatcgagcattggatgacacactcgattcatcatatccatgaatacaacgggagcatttgtcaaaccgaacggcatgacaaggaattcataatgcccatattgAGTACGAAAAGCAACCTTCGGTACATCCTGCTCGTGTACTTTCAACTGATTATAgctagatctcaaatcaatcttcgagaaatagctaacaccttgaagttgatcaaacaaatcttcgatgcgaggtagtgggtacttgttcttgatagttacCTTATTTATCtcacggtaatcaatacacattcgcatcgaaccatctttcttcttgacaaataatactggagcaccccaaggagaggtacttggtcgaataaagcctttgtcaagtaattcctgcagttggatcattatttattttatttcagctagcacaagacgataaggagtctttgcaatcggagcagcaccaggcataaggtcaattcggaattctacttgcctatctGGAGGAAGTCCAGGCAATTCTTCAGGAaaaacatcaggatattcatTAAGAACAGGAACATCACTTACCATTTTATTTTCCTCTTTTGAGATATCAATTGTATAGGCCAGATAGATAGAACACCCCTTCGATATGAATTCACGAGCTTTTATGAAAGAgattattttatgattttaagTCTTTCTTCACCATAGACATAAACAGGATTCTCCCCTTCAATGGGAATACATACTAccttttcatagcacaagagttttacgtggttctttgacaaccaatccatgccaagaataatatcaaagttgggcaagaaGATAGGAATcaggttagcaagaaaattatagccttcaatttctatcacacaatctctatagactttatcaacaagtaatgatatacttcccgcagtATCTACATGAAATGGTTGCGCGAGTGCATAGCAAACAATTTGAAAGGAATGCGCAAATTCATAAGATACAAAAGAATCcgaggcaccagaatcaaataagatatgagcaggtctagagttgactAGAAATGTACcagtcacaacattcgggtcttCACGTTCCTCCTCTGTGGTAATCTAAAATGCACGGCctttagcttttggcacctcctcctttttagtttgAGTACTCCTTGGTTGTTGGACAAAAGCTTGACTTTTCACCGGTTGTTGAACCGAAGCTTGGCTTCCCATcatttgactagtaagagtaTGGCAGAAACGCTTCCTGTGGCCAACAACAGCACAATCAAAGCATGTAACATTCTTCATCAGACAAAGAGACTTCATGTGGCCTACTTCTCCACATCCACAACAAACCATTGATCCTTTTTCTAATTTGTATTCGCCCGAATGATTCTTTCCACAGTTTCAACGCGATGGCGATTAAAGAGAAAAAGATTGTGACCTACCGTGACCACGAGGGGTATTATGAGTTTGCATTTGTTTACCAGGATCAGTTCGAATAGATTGAGCTAGTGGAATAGAGGAAACATGAACAATTCGATCAATACGTGGATGCTTCGAAAAAGAAAGAGTGGCACCACATATTTCTAAGTCATGCCCACGCTTTCGAGCATActcaacatctttatcaaatgATAGAACATCCCGTTTAGCCACGAAATCGCGGACTTCATACCGTAGTCCatccatgaataactgaattcTATCGTCTTCAGCTGGAATACACTTTGTAGCAAACCGTGCTTTTTGATTGAACTGAGTTTCATAatcattcacagtcattcctccatgtttaagctcgaggaattctTTCTCTAATCTTCTCCACATGTCTAGAGGGCAATACTTTCCTAGAAAATGAGTTTTGAACAATTCCCACGATAAATTATCCTGGTCATAACCATTGAGAGCTTCAAATGTTGCTTCCCACTTGACCAAAGGTttctccgatgagcattgcagaagcataattagccttgtcttcattaaCCACATGAGAAATATGGAATACTTTTTTGTGTTCTAGATCCATGTAAGAACAACAATGGGATTAAGAACACCTGAAAACTCTGTAGCACCATTACACTTGAAAGTTTTGAATGAGGGACGTTTCGcctctccttttgaagattctccattgactttctcttttcctttataATTATTCTTTCtgtgttcttcgagagtctgCCGAATAACACCAGTAAGTTTATCCACAAGTCGCACCTCACGAGGGGATACTGGAGTATTTACTTCATCAGGTTGAGGATCTTCACCCACCTCTGGTGTATGGTTACTCACATGTTCAGCCATTGCTCTgcaatatggagtaacattgtattttagaatattagggtttatcATTACCTAATACCTTACTTAAatctttcctatggtttgtatccatataattAAAATGAAtctgttcatatattgaacttatgacagtttaagtctaaataccaatatGTGGtatctagttcacttaaactactacttcgATACCATGATTGAGAGAACCCCTCTCTAAATTTTATATcatattactccaaaacatgctacatgcatattcataaacaatattttacattgatagtttaattacaaaagactggatacaaaccaactaagttttagtatattacataactacccaagaaattataattttatacataCACGATCACTAAAAACAAAAGTAAtattattaactattctaaatcttccaatAGTATGTGTCTATACTGGATCCTTATTACCTGCAAtagttaaacactgagagggaaaatcggtgacgcttagtgagttcaaaaatagatacaatataacgttatgccatatatataccaatatgacagaagcgagaggaaaaaagaacaaaaaaggcatatgtgaatcatgtgacaagcttTCCATTTCAACAAATGATCGGGTTCAAGgatttacaatcaatgagatacaacaatttcaacttgataTACATCTATAAGACTTTATCCCAAGTGGCACAGAAAATAAACGATTTCTGAATTAACATTTTGCTAGAATTTACAGGCTTTCAGCCCTATCCAACATTCTGCCAGTGCCAAAGTAATGCTTACTCattcacttcatggtcaaaggctacataccaatacccaactgatgcttagtcattcacttcatggtcaaaggtatagctcattatcataataatacaggaaagcacatagcacataaaacacatatcatacaattgttcctataatTTGAACTCACTGTGAAATAACCGGAGGTTAAAATAGTAATCTGGGCAGCACTTCATTCCCATAAGTAACTTTCTTCGAtgaaaac
The genomic region above belongs to Lactuca sativa cultivar Salinas chromosome 4, Lsat_Salinas_v11, whole genome shotgun sequence and contains:
- the LOC111887727 gene encoding uncharacterized mitochondrial protein AtMg00860-like, with translation MVSDVPVLNEYPDVFPEELPGLPPDRQSKADHAIHIREVLELLRKEKLYAKFSKCEFWLRQIQFLGYVISCEGISVDPTKIKAIQNWEAPRNASEIRSFLGLAGYYRSFIKDFSRIVVPLTGLTRKEVKFEWSEAQEKALSTLKYLLTHAPIVSLP